Genomic segment of Rubrivirga sp. SAORIC476:
TCGGCGCGGGCTACATGGCCTGGATGCTGGGCGGCAACGCCGTCATCATGCTGCTGTTCGTGCTCAACGCCGTCTTCCGGGGCGCGGGCGACGCGGCCATTGCGATGCGCGTGCTGTGGCTGGCCAACGGCATCAACCTGATCCTCGACCCGATGCTGATCTTCGGCTGGGGGCCGTTCCCGGAGTGGGGCGTCACCGGCGCGGCCATCGCCACCACCATCGGCCGGGGGATCGCGGTGCTCGTCCAACTGATCGTGCTGCTGCGCGGGAGCCAGCACCTCCGCGTCCTCGCCCGCCACCTCCGCCTCCAGGCCGACGTGATGGACCGCATCGTGCGGACCTCCCTCGGCGGGATCGCGCAGTTCGGCGTCGCCACCACGTCGTGGGTCTTCCTGGTCCGCATCGTGGCCGAGTTCGGGGCAGACTCGCTGGCGGGCTACACCATCGCCATCCGCATCTTTCTGTTCACGCTGCTCCCCGCGTGGGGGCTGGCGAACGCCGCGGCGACGCTGGTGGGCCAGAACCTGGGCGCCGGGAAGCCCGAGCGCGCCGAGCGGTCGGTCTGGATCGCGGGCTGGGTGACGATGGCGCTGCTCGGCCTGGTGTCGGTCGCCTACGTCGTCTGGGACGAGGCGCTCGTCCGGCTGTTCACCGACGAGGCGGGCGTGGTCGCGACGGGGGCCGAGTGCCTCCGCGTCCTCGCCTACGGGTACGTCATCTTCGCGTGGGCGATGGTGATCCCCCAGGCCTTCAACGGCGCCGGCGACACGCTCACGCCGACCTGGATCAACCTGGCCTGCTTCTGGGCGCTCCAGGTGCCCGTCGCGTGGGCGTTGGCGTTCCCGCTCGGGCTGGGCGAGTTGGGCGTCTACCTCTCGATTACGATCGCGAACCTCGCCGCCGCCCTCCTGGCCGCCGTCCTCTTCCGCCGCGGCACCTGGAAGGCGACGATGGTGTGAGGACCGGTGTTCGGCTCCCGTCGACTGTGCCCGCCTCGGCGCCGAGGCGGGCCGGGTCGCCGAGGCCGCGCCCCGGTCAGTGATCCGCCTCCACCGGCTCCCGCCACCCCGAGAGCCGGTCCTCGTACGTCGCCAGCCGCGCCTCCGCCGTGTCCGGCGCATCCAGCCGGGCGACGTGGAACAGCGCCTCGCCCTCGTACACCAGCGGCAACTGCGTCTTGCCGATGATGAGCCCCGAGTCGCGCGACAGGACCGGCCGCGAGTGGTCGCCCAGCGGCGCCGTCAGCGTGCCCACCTGCTCGCCCTCCTCCACGAGGTCGCCGATGTCGCGCGTCATCTGGAGCGTGCCGCTCTCCTCGGCCCGCGTCCACCCGCTGCTCCGCGCGATCAGCGGCGGCACCACGCGCGTCGGCGCCGTCTTGGGCAGCATCCCGAGCCCGCGCATCACCGAGACCACCCCCCGCAGCCCGATCCGCACCGACCGCTCGTCCAGCCGCAGCGCCTCGCCGGCCTCGTAGAGCAGCACCGGCACGCCGTGCTCCAGCACCGTCTGCCGCATCGAGCCGTCGCGCAGGTTGGCGTGCAGGATCAGCGGCACCCGAAACCCGTGCGCCATCGCGACGGCGTCCTCCTGGTCCAGCGACACCCGCACCTGCGGCAGGTTCGTCCGGTTCAGCGCCCCCGTGTGGAGGTCGATCCCGTGCGTCGCGTTCGCCACCACCTCCTCCATGAACGTGTGCGCCAGCCGCGACGCCATCGACCCGGTCGGCGAGCCGGGAAACGAGCGGTTCAGGTCGCGCCGGTCGGGCAGGTACCGCGACCGCGCCGTGTAGCCGTACACGTTCACCACCGGCACCGCGATCAACGTCCCGCGGAGGTGCTTCAGCAACCGCAGCCCCAGCAGCCGCCGGATGATCTCGACGCCCAGGATCTCGTCGCCGTGGATCGCCGCCGACACGAACAGCCGCGGCCCGTCGCGCCGGCCCCGCACCACGTGGACGGGCATCGCCATCGCCGCGAGCGTGTAGAGCGGTGCGATGGGGAGGCGGATCGTCCGCCGCGTCCCGCGCGGGATCTCGGCGCCGCCGATGACAAGGGGCTCGGGCAGGGGGGAGGGGGTCATGCCGGGAGACTACGGATCTTGCCGCCTCGGTGCCGAGGCGCGGAACCTCAGGGCCGAATCCGGTGACAGGCGCCCTCCGGCGATCGCGTACTCAGGACGGTCCCGGGGCCCAACGCCCCGCTTTCCTCCTCAGCCCCTCTCGCCATGCGCCGCCTTTCCTGTGCCCTTCTCCTGCTCGCGTCCGTCGCAGGCTGCTCCTCCTCCGACCAGGCCGCCCCGGCCGTCGAAGTCGCCCAGACCGTCGATGCGACGTGGAGCACCGACGCACGCGTAGGCCGCGAGGCGATGGGCCGGTACGCCTTCGTCTGTTCGCCGAACCCGCCCGAGAGCGACCGGGGCGCCATTGTCTGGGGCTCCGGCCCCTACACCGACGACTCGAGCGTCTGCCGGGCGGGCGTCCACGCCGGTGCCATCACCTACGCCTCCGGAGGGCGCGTCGTCATCGAGATGCGCCCAGGCCAGGAGCAGTACGTCGGGAGCGTCCGAAACGGGGTTGAGACGGAGGACTACGGATCCTGGGGGGGCAGCTTCGCCGTCGTTCGCTAACCTCGCTGCGACTCCGCCCCTGCCCGAGCCCTATGCCCACGCACCACGCCATCGACTACATCGAGTTCACCGTCCGCGACCTGAGCGAGGCCAAACGCTTCTACAGCGACGCCTTCGACTGGGTCTTCACCGACTACGGCCCGAGCTACGCGGGCATCCAGCGGCCCGGCGGCGACGGTGAGGCCGGCGGCATGGAGCAGTCCGACACGCTCCGTCCCGGCGGCCCCCTGGTGATCCTCTACTCCGACGACCTGGAAGCCAGCGTAGCGGCCGTCGAAGCGGCAGGCGGCACCGTCTCTACGCCGCCGTTCGGCTTCCCCGGAGGGCGGCGCTTCCACTTCACCGACCCCAGCGGCAACGAACTGGCGGTCTGGGCCGAGAAGTAGCCACCCCGCCCCGGCGCCGTGGCGGGCAAGACGGCACAGGCGGCGTGACAGGCGAACGAGGCAGACGCGGTAGTGGGGGTGGCTCCAATCAGGCGCCGTTTCTTTTTGCCTCCCCGGACCCATGCGCTCCCTCCTCGTTCTGCTCGCTCTCCTCGTCGCCACCGGCTGCTCCCAGCTCGAACAGGTCGCACGCGACACCCTCAACGGCACCCTGTCCTCCTCGCCGACGACCTACGACACCGCTCAGGGGGAGCGGGTCCGGTTTGCGCTCGGCGCCGTCGCCTTCGCCGACCGCGTCGACTCGTTCCGGCCGACGCGCGAGTTGTCGGCGGCCTACGCCGACCCGTCCCAGGCCGTCGGCCCGCCGGACTACGACACCGACCGCTGCCCCAGTGGCGACGAGTGCTACCTGACGCTCACGAGCGGCGGCGTGGCCGTGTTCGAGTTCACCAACAACACCCTCTACGACGGCCCCGGCGATGACCTCGCCATCTTCGAGATCGGCCCCGACGTCGAGGCCATGACGGTCGAGATCTCCGTCGACGGGCGTGACTACCTGATGCTGGGTCGCGTCGAGGGCTCGTCGGCCCTGCTCGACATCGCCGGGCGCGGCCGGAGCGGCGCGCAGTACCGGTTCGTGCGGCTCACCGACGACCCCGAGCAGGGCGGCAGCGGCGGCTCCACGCCCGGCGCCGACGTGGATGCCGTCGGCGCGATCCACGCCGAGCAGCGCTGACCTGACGCCCCCGCCTCGGCACCGAGGCGGGGGGACCCGGTCCTACGCTTCGGCGGCCGGGGCCATCGGCCCGACGGCCTCCGGGATGGCCTCGCCGGCCGGGACCGTCTCCAGCGAGACGCCGCCGCCCGGCGCCGCGTCGATCACCACCGCGTCGCCGTCGGCCACCAGGCCGCCGAGGATCTGCTCGGCGAGCTTGTTGGCGACCTGGCGCTGGAGCACCCGCTTGAGGGGCCGCGCGCCGAACGCGGCGTCGAAGCCCTCGGCCGCGAGCGCGTCCTTGGCCGCGTCGGTCAGCACGAGGCGCAGGCCGTGGGCCTTGCGCGCCATCGCCCGCGTCCGCTCGAACAGGATTTCGACGATGCGCCGGATCTGGGTCCGTCCCAGCGGCCGGAACACGACCGTCTCGTCGATCCGGTTGAGGAACTCCGGCCGCAGGCGCGTCCGCAGCATCCCCGTCAGCTCATCGCGCAGGGCGTCCATCTCCGACTCCGAGATCTCGCGGTCGGTCCCCAGGCGCTGGGTGATCAGCTCCGAGCCCAGGTTGGAGGTCATGATGATGAGCGTGTTCGAGAAGTCGACCACGCGGCCCTTGGAATCGGTCAGACGGCCGTCGTCGAGCACCTGCAGGAGCACATTGTAGACCTCCGGGTGCGCCTTCTCGAACTCGTCGAGGAGGACGACGGAGTACGGACGCCGCCGCACGGCTTCGGTCAACTGCCCGCCCTCGTCGTAGCCGACGTAGCCGGGAGGCGCACCGACCAGTCGCGACACCGTGTGCCGCTCCTGGTACTCGGACATGTCGATCCGCACCAGCGCGCCCTCGTCGTCGAACAGCTGCTCGGCGAGCGCCTTCGCCAGCTCCGTCTTGCCGACGCCCGTCGTGCCCAGGAAGATGAACGAGCCCAGCGGACGGCTCGCCTCCTGCAGGCCGGCCCGCGAGCGGCGCACCGCGTTCGACACCGCCTCGACGGCCTCGGGCTGCCCGACGACGCGCTGTTCGAGGGCGTCCTCCAGGTGCAGCAGCTTCTCGCGCTCGGTCGCCAACATCCGCGAGACCGGGATGCCGGTGGCGCGCGAGATCACGTCCGCGATGTCCTCCGCGTCGACCTCCTCTTTGAGCATCGCGCCGTTCGACTGGACCTCGGCGAGCCGCTCCGTCGCCCGGTCGATCTGCTCCTGGAGGCCGGGGATCTGGCCGTGGCGGATCTCGGCGACGCGGGCGAAGTCGCCCTGCCGCTCTTGCTCGGCCGCCTCGGTCTTGAGGGCCTCGATGGAGGCGCGGGAGTTCTTGATGGTCGTCACCAGGTCGCGCTCTTGCTCCCAGGTCGCGCGGAGCCGGTCGCGCTCCTCTTCGAGGTTCGCCAGCCGCTCCGAGATGGTCTCCACCTGGGCATCGTCGCCCTCACGCTTGACCGCCTCCCTCGCGATCTCCTGGGTCCGGATCTCGCGCTCGACGGAGTCCAGTTCTTCGGGCGTCGAGTCGATCTCCAGACGCAGGCGCGACGCCGCCTCGTCGATCAGGTCGATGGCCTTGTCGGGCAGGAAGCGGCTGGTGACGTAGCGGTCCGACAGCTCGGCCGCCGCCACGATGGCGCCGTCCGTGATGCGCACGCCGTGGTGGACCTCGTACCGGTCCTTGATGCCGCGCAGGATCGCGACCGTGTCCTCCACCGACGGCTCGGCGACGAGCACCATCTGGAAGCGGCGCTCCAGCGCCTTGTCCTTCTCGAAGTACTTCTGGTACTCGTCCAGCGTCGTCGCGCCGATGGCCCGCAACTCACCGCGCGCCAGGGCGGGCTTCAGGATGTTGGCCGCGTCCATCGCGCCGTCGCCGCCGCCCGCGCCGACCAGCGTGTGGATCTCGTCGATGAACAGGATGATCTCGCCCGCCGCGTCCGTCACGTCCTTGACGACCGCCTTGAGGCGGTCCTCGAACTCGCCGCGGTACTTCGCGCCCGCGATCAGCGCGCCCATGTCGAGTGCCAGGATCCGCTTCGACTGGAGCCCCTCGGGCACGTCGCCTTCGACGATCCGGATCGCCAGCCCCTCCGCGATGGCCGTCTTGCCGACGCCCGGCTCGCCGACCAACACGGGGTTGTTCTTCGTCCGCCGCGAGAGGATCTGGAGCACGCGCCGGATCTCGTCGTCGCGCCCGATCACCGGGTCGATCTGGCCTTTCCGGGCCGCCTCGTTGAGGTCGCGGGCGTAGCGGTTGAGCGCGTCGTACTTGGACTCGGCGTAGGGGTCCTGCACGCGCTGGCCGCCGCGCACCTCCTGGAGCACGCCCAACAGCGTGTCCTTGGTGACGCCCTGGCTCTTGAGCGCGTTCGCCGTCGGCCCGTCGCCCTCGGCGAGCGCCATCAGCAGGTGCTCCGAGGCGACGTACTCGTCGCTCAGCGTCTCCGCCTCGGCGAGCGCCCGGTCGAACGCCTTGTTGAGGTCCTGGCCGATGTACTGGCCCGACACGCTGGCCCCGGTCACGACAGGCAGCTTGTCGACGGCCCGCTCGGCGAGCGCAGCGAGGGTCTCGGCATTCGCACCGAGGCGGTCGAGCAGGGTGGGGATCAGGCCGCCCTCGTCCTGCAGGAACGCCTGCAAGAGGTGCGGGGGCTCGACGCCCTGGTGGTTCTTGGACTGCGCGATCTCGAGGGCGCGCTGGACGGCCTCCTGGGCCTTGACGGTAAACTTCTGCAGGTTCATGGTCGGGGGGCGGGGCGGCCGGGGCCGCGTGTTCGAAGTCGGTTTCGACGCGTCGAGAGCGAAGGGTGTGCCATCGGGGCCTCGTCTGTCACCCTGTCAGCCGTTATTGGCGAAGGGCGGGTCGTGCTCGCCCGCCCGCTCGGTTCCACGGGGAGAGGGGGGGGACGCCCTGCCGCCGAGCGCGGCCGTTTCTCCTCCGAACCGGTGCACAGGGACCGGGGGGGTGACGAGGCCTCCGGTTGAGTCCACGGTGCGAGAGGCCGATATCCCCCGCGCGCTTCTCTGTCTGGCCCGTGTCCTCGTCCTCCCGTCGTCCGTCCGCCGTCGTCCAGGCCTTCCGCTGGCTGCTGCTCATGGGGGCGCTCACCACCTTCGGCTTCTGGTGGATGTACCAGGTCGTCGGGCCGAGTCCCCACGACATGCTGTGGCTTCGGGCCGTCATGGCCTCGCCGTTCCTGGCCATCCTCGCCGGGACGTACACGAGCGAGTGGGTGCGACGACACGTCTGGTGGCTGGCACTGGGGGCGAGTGCGATGATGAACGCGTACTTCTCCACGCTCGCCGTGCTCAGCGGTTTCGGAGAGGCCTGGACCATCGCCATCCTCACGGCCACCTCCGCCGCCATCCTCGCGCTCGCCTCGTATGCGCGGAAGCCGCGCCACGTGTGGGTCGCCGCGGTCGTGAACCTGACCGCCAGTTCGATTCCCCTGTTCGTTCTCGGGGCGGATGGCCTGCAGACCACGCTCACCCTCGCCTATGCCGGGGTGCTGGCGACGCTCATCTCGTTCGCGGCGGTCTCCCAGGTGCGGACGCGACACGCCTATCGCGCGCAGCGCGACGCCGCTGCCGCGCAGGGACGCCTGCTCCGGACCGTCATCGATGCCATCCCCCAGCACGTCTACGTCAAGGACCGGGAGGGGAGGTGCCTCATCCGCAACCGGTACAGCGCCGAGCAGATGGGCTTCGACGATCCGGAGGAGGCGGTTGGCCTGACCGTGTTCGACCAGTCGGAGGACCCGCAGGTCGCCGCCGACTACTGGGCCCAGGAGGACCGGGTGATGCGGGCCGGGGAGCCGGACCTCGACCACGAGGAGCCCTACGCCTTCGACGGCCAGACCGGCTGGGTGGTGACGTCGCGGGTCCCGCTCCGCGACGACACCGGGGCGGTCGTCGGTCTCGTCGGGGTGACGCGGGACGTGACCGAGCAGAAGACGGCGCGGGCGGTCGTGCTGGAGGCCAAGGAGGCCGCCGAGGCGCGGGAGGCCGAGGTGGCCGAGCAGCGCGCGCTCCTCCGCACGGTCATCGACACCATCCCGGACCACATCTACGTCAAGGACCGCGAGGGGCGAGCCACGCTCCGGAACCTCGCCAGTGCGCGATCCCTCGGCTACGAGACCCCCGAGGACGCCGTCGGCTACGCCGATTCGGACGTCGACGCCGACCTCGGCGCCCTCACCCGCGCCGACGATCTCTACGTGATCGAGACGGGCGCCGCCATCCGCGACAAAGAGGAGCAGGCGCTTGGAGGGGGCTGGCTGCTCACCACGAAGGTCCCGCTCCGGGACCGTGACGGCGCGGTCACCGGACTCGTCGGCGTCAGCCGCGACATCACGGCCCAGCGCGAGGCCAAGGCGGCGCTCGTGCAGGCGAAGGAAGCCGCCGAGGCGCGAGGGCGTGCGCTCGCCGAGCAGAGGCAGCTCCTCCAGACGCTCATCGACGAGATTCCCGACGCCATCTACATCCTCGACAACGACCGGCGGTTCCTGGCCCTCAACCGAGGCGCGGCCTACTGCTTCGGGCACCCGGCCGAGGAGATCGTCGGGAGGACGCCGGACGAACTGTTCGCCCCCGCGCTGGCGAAGAGCTTCCGGCAGAGCGACGAGTCCCTGCTCGCTGCCGAGGGAGACTTCCTGCGGACGGAGCACGACTTCACGTTGCCCAGTGGGCAAACGGTCCGGGCGGTCACCTCCCGCTTCGTCACACGCGACGCGTCCGGCGCCGTCGCCGGCCTCGTCGGGGTGAGCCGGGACGTCACGGCCGACCGGGCAGCGCAGAAGGCGCTCATCGAGGCCAAGGAGGCTGCCGAGGCGGCCACCCGGGCCAAGAGCGAGTTCCTGGCCAACATGAGCCACGAGATCCGGACGCCCATGAACGGCGTTATCGGCATGACCTCGCTCCTGCTGGACACCGCGCTCGACCGGGAGCAGCACGACTTCGTGGAGACCATCCGCTCGTCGGGCGAGGCGCTCCTGACCATCATCAACGACATCCTCGACTTCTCGAAGATCGAGGCCGGGATGCTCGACCTCGACGTGCAGCCGTTCGACATCCGGACGTGCGTCGAGGCGGCGCTCGACCTGGTGGCCCAGCCGGCGGCTGAGAAGGGCGTCGAACTGGCCTACCTCGTCGAAGACGGCGTGCCGCGGACCGTCCGCGGCGACGTGACGCGCGTCCGCCAGGTGCTCGTCAACCTGCTTTCGAACGCCGTCAAGTTCACCCACGAGGGCAGCGTCTGCGTCCGCGTCGACGCGGCGCCGCACGATGCGGAGGCCGGGACCACCTGCGAGGTTGAGTTCGCGGTCGAAGACACGGGCATCGGCATCGCGCCCGACAAGATGGACCTCGTGTTCGAGAGCTTCTCCCAGGCCGACGCCTCGACCACCCGCAAGTACGGCGGAACGGGCCTCGGCCTGACGATCTGCCGCCGCCTCGTGGACATGATGGGCGGGACGATGGAGGCCGAGAGTCGCCTCGGCCAAGGGTCCACGTTCCGCTTCTCGATGAAGGCCGAGGTGGCGCCGTCGGAGCGGCGCGTGTTCCTCCGGCGCGAGCAGCCCGTGCTGCAGGGCCGCCGCGTGCTGATCGTCGACGACAACGACGTCAACCGCGAGATCCTGACCCGCCTCGCCTCGCGCTGGCGCATGGTGCCGGACGCCGTCGCCTCGGGCGCGGCGGCCATCGACACGGCCCGCGCGGCGATGGTGG
This window contains:
- a CDS encoding MATE family efflux transporter, which produces MTSPATPEADGSDPSAPDAPRSLGREMLAALRGTARDYTEGPIGTALLLLAVPMVLEMVMESVFAVVDVYWVASLGAPAVAAVGLTESVLSLMYAVAMGLSMAATAVVSRRIGEKDPDGAARAAVQAVAVAAAASIPFAVVGIWYSDGLLTLMGADAETAAVGAGYMAWMLGGNAVIMLLFVLNAVFRGAGDAAIAMRVLWLANGINLILDPMLIFGWGPFPEWGVTGAAIATTIGRGIAVLVQLIVLLRGSQHLRVLARHLRLQADVMDRIVRTSLGGIAQFGVATTSWVFLVRIVAEFGADSLAGYTIAIRIFLFTLLPAWGLANAAATLVGQNLGAGKPERAERSVWIAGWVTMALLGLVSVAYVVWDEALVRLFTDEAGVVATGAECLRVLAYGYVIFAWAMVIPQAFNGAGDTLTPTWINLACFWALQVPVAWALAFPLGLGELGVYLSITIANLAAALLAAVLFRRGTWKATMV
- a CDS encoding succinylglutamate desuccinylase/aspartoacylase family protein yields the protein MTPSPLPEPLVIGGAEIPRGTRRTIRLPIAPLYTLAAMAMPVHVVRGRRDGPRLFVSAAIHGDEILGVEIIRRLLGLRLLKHLRGTLIAVPVVNVYGYTARSRYLPDRRDLNRSFPGSPTGSMASRLAHTFMEEVVANATHGIDLHTGALNRTNLPQVRVSLDQEDAVAMAHGFRVPLILHANLRDGSMRQTVLEHGVPVLLYEAGEALRLDERSVRIGLRGVVSVMRGLGMLPKTAPTRVVPPLIARSSGWTRAEESGTLQMTRDIGDLVEEGEQVGTLTAPLGDHSRPVLSRDSGLIIGKTQLPLVYEGEALFHVARLDAPDTAEARLATYEDRLSGWREPVEADH
- a CDS encoding LCCL domain-containing protein, yielding MRRLSCALLLLASVAGCSSSDQAAPAVEVAQTVDATWSTDARVGREAMGRYAFVCSPNPPESDRGAIVWGSGPYTDDSSVCRAGVHAGAITYASGGRVVIEMRPGQEQYVGSVRNGVETEDYGSWGGSFAVVR
- a CDS encoding VOC family protein encodes the protein MPTHHAIDYIEFTVRDLSEAKRFYSDAFDWVFTDYGPSYAGIQRPGGDGEAGGMEQSDTLRPGGPLVILYSDDLEASVAAVEAAGGTVSTPPFGFPGGRRFHFTDPSGNELAVWAEK
- a CDS encoding PEP-CTERM sorting domain-containing protein produces the protein MRSLLVLLALLVATGCSQLEQVARDTLNGTLSSSPTTYDTAQGERVRFALGAVAFADRVDSFRPTRELSAAYADPSQAVGPPDYDTDRCPSGDECYLTLTSGGVAVFEFTNNTLYDGPGDDLAIFEIGPDVEAMTVEISVDGRDYLMLGRVEGSSALLDIAGRGRSGAQYRFVRLTDDPEQGGSGGSTPGADVDAVGAIHAEQR
- the clpB gene encoding ATP-dependent chaperone ClpB; this translates as MNLQKFTVKAQEAVQRALEIAQSKNHQGVEPPHLLQAFLQDEGGLIPTLLDRLGANAETLAALAERAVDKLPVVTGASVSGQYIGQDLNKAFDRALAEAETLSDEYVASEHLLMALAEGDGPTANALKSQGVTKDTLLGVLQEVRGGQRVQDPYAESKYDALNRYARDLNEAARKGQIDPVIGRDDEIRRVLQILSRRTKNNPVLVGEPGVGKTAIAEGLAIRIVEGDVPEGLQSKRILALDMGALIAGAKYRGEFEDRLKAVVKDVTDAAGEIILFIDEIHTLVGAGGGDGAMDAANILKPALARGELRAIGATTLDEYQKYFEKDKALERRFQMVLVAEPSVEDTVAILRGIKDRYEVHHGVRITDGAIVAAAELSDRYVTSRFLPDKAIDLIDEAASRLRLEIDSTPEELDSVEREIRTQEIAREAVKREGDDAQVETISERLANLEEERDRLRATWEQERDLVTTIKNSRASIEALKTEAAEQERQGDFARVAEIRHGQIPGLQEQIDRATERLAEVQSNGAMLKEEVDAEDIADVISRATGIPVSRMLATEREKLLHLEDALEQRVVGQPEAVEAVSNAVRRSRAGLQEASRPLGSFIFLGTTGVGKTELAKALAEQLFDDEGALVRIDMSEYQERHTVSRLVGAPPGYVGYDEGGQLTEAVRRRPYSVVLLDEFEKAHPEVYNVLLQVLDDGRLTDSKGRVVDFSNTLIIMTSNLGSELITQRLGTDREISESEMDALRDELTGMLRTRLRPEFLNRIDETVVFRPLGRTQIRRIVEILFERTRAMARKAHGLRLVLTDAAKDALAAEGFDAAFGARPLKRVLQRQVANKLAEQILGGLVADGDAVVIDAAPGGGVSLETVPAGEAIPEAVGPMAPAAEA
- a CDS encoding PAS domain-containing protein; protein product: MSSSSRRPSAVVQAFRWLLLMGALTTFGFWWMYQVVGPSPHDMLWLRAVMASPFLAILAGTYTSEWVRRHVWWLALGASAMMNAYFSTLAVLSGFGEAWTIAILTATSAAILALASYARKPRHVWVAAVVNLTASSIPLFVLGADGLQTTLTLAYAGVLATLISFAAVSQVRTRHAYRAQRDAAAAQGRLLRTVIDAIPQHVYVKDREGRCLIRNRYSAEQMGFDDPEEAVGLTVFDQSEDPQVAADYWAQEDRVMRAGEPDLDHEEPYAFDGQTGWVVTSRVPLRDDTGAVVGLVGVTRDVTEQKTARAVVLEAKEAAEAREAEVAEQRALLRTVIDTIPDHIYVKDREGRATLRNLASARSLGYETPEDAVGYADSDVDADLGALTRADDLYVIETGAAIRDKEEQALGGGWLLTTKVPLRDRDGAVTGLVGVSRDITAQREAKAALVQAKEAAEARGRALAEQRQLLQTLIDEIPDAIYILDNDRRFLALNRGAAYCFGHPAEEIVGRTPDELFAPALAKSFRQSDESLLAAEGDFLRTEHDFTLPSGQTVRAVTSRFVTRDASGAVAGLVGVSRDVTADRAAQKALIEAKEAAEAATRAKSEFLANMSHEIRTPMNGVIGMTSLLLDTALDREQHDFVETIRSSGEALLTIINDILDFSKIEAGMLDLDVQPFDIRTCVEAALDLVAQPAAEKGVELAYLVEDGVPRTVRGDVTRVRQVLVNLLSNAVKFTHEGSVCVRVDAAPHDAEAGTTCEVEFAVEDTGIGIAPDKMDLVFESFSQADASTTRKYGGTGLGLTICRRLVDMMGGTMEAESRLGQGSTFRFSMKAEVAPSERRVFLRREQPVLQGRRVLIVDDNDVNREILTRLASRWRMVPDAVASGAAAIDTARAAMVAGRPYDLVLLDMQMPEMNGVDTAHALRALAPDAPPVMVMLTSINREGGLREETRAAGITAVLYKPTKPSQLYDILIDAFDGRPAAAAPQAQGSTSWISRAQPAAALRILLAEDNVVNQKVAVRLLDRLGCAVDVVSDGAEAVAAVVRQADADTPYDLVFMDVQMPVMDGLEATRAIRQAAEVTQAPYIVALTANAMQGDREECLAAGADDYLAKPVQLDSMQAALDRALAARRASRETA